A section of the Deltaproteobacteria bacterium genome encodes:
- a CDS encoding DNA translocase FtsK 4TM domain-containing protein, which translates to MPTIVPETTEDLMPELPPPEAATPKRRARRTSPAAVDGAAVTGGEADRFGAIKNEMVGLGWGLLGIFLLGSLVSYDASDRPGEQMANWFGRAGHWVAENLLIDMVGWGSWLMGPAALYLAWRFFTEREIPWGKALAARTAAFGGLVICAAALSSVVFSHGPAGQVAGGGTIGLLVGQGLLARFFSRSGAVVIGLALTVVSLQLLVRFSLLKAIRDTWHWARAAMEKAREEKLVQDALEERESIVREMSAELDAARPTPEPVVVTHDEAGEAAPAQKKKRAKVRKVVQEAFEFARAEGTPAPLPPVELLQTDARRIRQNPDALQATARLIEKKLLDFGVKGGVTQIEPGPVATTYEFEPGQGVRVSAIQKLIPDLKLGLAVPNIRILAPIPGKSVVGIEVPNKDRETITLKELVEDDEFQKAPSPYIVPMGKNIHGKPIYFELTKAPHLLVAGTTGAGKSVWINSTLISLLYKCRPEDARFIMIDPKMVELKPYEDIPHLLAPIIVDVKKAASALRWAVAEMEHRLTQLAERGVRSIDGYNETVRKALKDGSWKNWHGSSLPAEAAAEGIRPGESAGVDAASGLPSPLPESMALTPPVPMHRIFVVVDEMADLMMTVGKEVEVQIQRIAQMARAVGIHLIIATQRPSVNIVTGSLKANLPTRVSFKLRTGVDSKTVLDEPGAEELLGNGDMLFIHSKSSAPERIHGAFISDDEVNAVCDFLRKTGKPEYIGEILTMPGDDEEGPGGSSEDMFGDPRYIEAIRVVLKERKISISYLQRRMSVGYNKAARYVEQMEYDGIVGPQVGQTGRRDLILPPEAVEGMIQRRAG; encoded by the coding sequence ATGCCGACGATTGTCCCCGAAACCACTGAAGACCTGATGCCGGAACTGCCGCCGCCGGAGGCCGCTACGCCGAAAAGGCGCGCCCGCCGGACTTCCCCTGCGGCGGTGGACGGCGCCGCTGTCACCGGCGGCGAAGCTGACCGCTTTGGCGCAATCAAAAACGAGATGGTGGGCCTCGGATGGGGACTTCTGGGCATATTCCTTCTGGGGAGCCTCGTTTCGTACGATGCGAGCGACCGTCCCGGCGAGCAGATGGCCAACTGGTTCGGCCGTGCCGGGCACTGGGTGGCCGAGAATCTCCTGATCGACATGGTGGGCTGGGGTTCCTGGCTCATGGGACCGGCGGCACTGTATCTGGCCTGGCGGTTTTTCACCGAGCGGGAGATTCCGTGGGGGAAGGCGCTCGCCGCCCGGACAGCCGCCTTTGGCGGCCTCGTTATATGCGCGGCGGCGCTGTCGAGCGTGGTGTTTTCCCATGGTCCGGCCGGTCAGGTGGCTGGTGGCGGAACGATCGGTCTCCTGGTGGGGCAGGGCCTTCTGGCCCGGTTCTTCTCCCGGTCGGGTGCGGTGGTGATCGGCCTTGCGCTTACCGTCGTCTCCCTTCAGTTGCTGGTGCGGTTCTCGCTCCTGAAGGCGATCCGTGACACCTGGCACTGGGCCCGTGCGGCCATGGAAAAGGCCCGCGAGGAGAAGCTGGTCCAGGACGCCCTGGAAGAACGCGAATCGATTGTCCGCGAGATGTCGGCCGAACTGGATGCGGCGCGTCCGACGCCCGAACCGGTGGTGGTGACCCACGACGAGGCCGGGGAAGCCGCCCCGGCCCAGAAGAAAAAGCGTGCCAAGGTGCGGAAGGTGGTGCAGGAGGCGTTTGAATTCGCCCGTGCCGAAGGGACACCCGCGCCGCTCCCGCCGGTGGAACTCCTGCAAACCGACGCCCGCCGCATCAGGCAGAACCCCGATGCGCTCCAGGCGACGGCGCGGCTCATCGAAAAGAAGCTTCTCGATTTTGGAGTGAAGGGCGGCGTGACCCAGATCGAGCCCGGCCCGGTGGCGACGACATACGAGTTCGAGCCGGGGCAGGGGGTGCGTGTCTCGGCGATCCAGAAGCTCATACCGGACCTCAAGCTGGGCCTCGCCGTGCCGAACATCCGGATTCTCGCGCCCATCCCGGGCAAATCGGTGGTCGGGATCGAGGTGCCCAACAAGGACCGCGAGACGATCACGCTGAAGGAACTGGTCGAGGACGACGAGTTCCAGAAGGCCCCGTCGCCCTACATCGTTCCGATGGGCAAGAACATCCACGGCAAGCCGATCTATTTCGAGCTGACCAAGGCGCCGCACCTGCTCGTTGCGGGCACCACGGGCGCAGGCAAGTCGGTCTGGATCAACTCGACCCTGATCTCGCTCCTGTACAAATGCCGTCCGGAGGACGCCCGCTTCATCATGATCGACCCGAAGATGGTCGAACTGAAGCCTTATGAGGACATCCCTCACCTGCTGGCCCCGATCATCGTGGACGTGAAGAAGGCCGCCTCGGCACTCCGGTGGGCCGTGGCCGAAATGGAGCACCGGCTGACGCAACTGGCCGAGCGCGGGGTGCGGAGCATTGACGGTTATAACGAGACGGTCCGCAAGGCCCTGAAGGATGGCTCGTGGAAAAACTGGCACGGCTCCAGCCTTCCGGCCGAGGCCGCCGCCGAGGGTATCCGGCCGGGTGAATCGGCCGGAGTGGATGCCGCATCGGGACTGCCGTCCCCGCTGCCCGAATCGATGGCGCTGACTCCCCCTGTGCCCATGCACCGCATCTTCGTTGTCGTGGACGAGATGGCCGACCTCATGATGACCGTGGGAAAGGAGGTGGAAGTCCAGATCCAGCGGATTGCCCAGATGGCCCGTGCCGTCGGTATCCATCTCATCATCGCCACCCAGCGTCCGTCGGTGAACATCGTCACCGGATCGCTCAAGGCGAACCTGCCGACCCGCGTCAGCTTCAAGCTCCGCACGGGTGTTGATTCCAAGACCGTGCTGGACGAGCCCGGCGCAGAGGAACTGCTCGGCAACGGCGACATGCTGTTCATCCACTCGAAATCGAGCGCCCCCGAGCGTATTCACGGGGCGTTCATTTCCGACGACGAGGTGAACGCGGTCTGTGATTTTCTGCGCAAGACCGGCAAGCCCGAATACATCGGCGAGATTCTCACCATGCCCGGTGACGACGAGGAGGGGCCCGGCGGCTCCAGCGAGGACATGTTCGGCGATCCCCGCTACATCGAGGCGATCCGCGTGGTCCTCAAGGAGCGCAAGATATCCATCAGCTATCTCCAGCGCCGCATGAGCGTCGGCTACAACAAGGCCGCCCGCTACGTCGAGCAGATGGAATACGACGGCATTGTCGGCCCCCAGGTGGGCCAGACCGGCCGCCGCGATCTTATCCTTCCCCCCGAAGCCGTCGAAGGCATGATCCAGCGGCGCGCCGGGTAG
- a CDS encoding class I SAM-dependent rRNA methyltransferase: MSMASGSSSPSGNLARLLDLRAGVAKASDAFRVSHFELHPELTIDFYAGHLLATHYPKTEKNPRNAARYWCEQAASALKDRFGMEARSAVWKSRPDNLSHSGDEPARPDVLFGEPPAGRFQVTENGVPLWVSLEAGFSTGLFLDMRDGRKVVGAQVRRRLKEGRGVRALNLFSYTGAFSVVAALRGAPEVVEVDIGPRWLDWARANAELSGVQGSIRQVRADAVAYLADLAGRGERFDIIVVDPPSYATSREGRFTVRDGYLSMAHDLKTVLAPGGLLLAASNLAGWSWASFRQSLAMFRLVERLPPPPDFPGADYLKAGLFEPAR, translated from the coding sequence TTGAGTATGGCGTCCGGTTCATCATCACCGTCCGGCAATCTCGCCCGGCTGCTCGATCTCCGGGCGGGCGTAGCCAAGGCATCGGATGCCTTCCGGGTTTCCCATTTTGAACTGCATCCGGAACTGACCATCGACTTCTATGCCGGTCACCTGCTGGCCACCCACTATCCGAAGACCGAAAAGAATCCCCGGAATGCCGCCCGGTACTGGTGCGAGCAGGCCGCTTCGGCCCTGAAGGACCGGTTTGGCATGGAAGCGAGGAGTGCTGTCTGGAAATCCCGGCCGGACAACCTCTCCCATTCCGGCGACGAGCCTGCAAGGCCCGATGTCCTGTTCGGGGAGCCACCGGCGGGACGGTTCCAGGTGACAGAAAACGGCGTTCCGTTATGGGTGTCGCTGGAGGCAGGGTTTTCGACCGGTCTTTTTCTCGATATGCGCGACGGCCGCAAGGTTGTTGGAGCGCAGGTCAGGCGCCGGCTGAAGGAGGGCAGGGGCGTTCGTGCCCTGAATCTGTTCTCCTACACCGGCGCCTTCTCGGTGGTGGCGGCGCTCCGCGGTGCGCCGGAGGTTGTCGAGGTGGATATCGGTCCCCGGTGGCTCGACTGGGCAAGGGCCAACGCGGAACTGTCCGGAGTGCAGGGTTCAATCCGTCAGGTGCGGGCCGACGCGGTGGCCTATCTGGCGGACCTGGCCGGCCGTGGAGAGCGTTTCGATATCATCGTCGTTGATCCGCCTTCCTATGCCACGAGCCGGGAGGGCCGTTTCACTGTTCGTGACGGGTACCTGAGCATGGCCCATGACCTGAAAACGGTCCTTGCGCCGGGCGGCCTTCTGCTGGCGGCGTCGAACCTTGCCGGCTGGTCGTGGGCATCGTTCCGGCAGTCGCTGGCCATGTTCCGCCTTGTCGAGCGGCTTCCGCCGCCGCCCGATTTTCCGGGCGCGGATTACCTGAAGGCCGGCCTGTTCGAACCGGCGCGGTAA
- the icd gene encoding isocitrate dehydrogenase (NADP(+)), producing MAKYKKLTPPTTGSKITIAKDKSVAVPNDPVIPFIEGDGTGPDIWRASQFVFDAAVQKAYGGKRRIVWFEVFAGDKANDVYGPNTWLPDDTLKAIKDYVVAIKGPLTTPVGEGIRSINVTLRQVLDLYACVRPVRWFQGVPAPVSRPGDLDVVIFRENTEDVYSGIEYASGKPETKQIIQFINKVNGKKGGSGKKVDLAAGVGIKPITKKGTQRLVRKAIQYAIDKGRPSVSIVHKGNIMKFTEGAFRNWGYEVAKKEFRKQIVTWDEVQKEHGGKVPAGKILVQDVIADNMFQQLLLRPTDYSVLATPNLNGDYLSDAAAAQVGGLGIAPGANIGDKAAVFEATHGTAPKYAGQDKVNPGSVILSGVMMFEYMGWDRAAQLITAAMEKTISEKTVTYDFERQMQGAKLLKCSEFGKAVAKNMDAVIGSINTQN from the coding sequence ATGGCCAAATACAAGAAACTGACGCCCCCCACCACAGGCAGCAAGATCACCATCGCCAAGGACAAGTCGGTGGCTGTCCCGAATGATCCGGTCATCCCGTTTATCGAGGGGGATGGCACCGGACCTGACATCTGGCGGGCTTCGCAGTTCGTGTTCGATGCGGCGGTCCAGAAGGCATACGGCGGCAAGCGCAGGATCGTCTGGTTCGAGGTGTTTGCCGGTGACAAGGCCAATGACGTCTACGGGCCGAATACCTGGCTCCCCGACGACACGCTGAAAGCCATCAAGGATTACGTCGTCGCCATAAAGGGACCGCTCACGACGCCGGTAGGCGAAGGTATCCGGTCGATCAATGTCACGCTCCGCCAGGTCCTGGACCTTTATGCCTGTGTGCGGCCGGTCCGGTGGTTCCAGGGAGTCCCGGCCCCGGTGAGCCGCCCCGGCGATCTCGACGTGGTGATCTTCCGCGAGAATACCGAGGACGTCTATTCAGGCATTGAATACGCCTCCGGAAAGCCCGAGACGAAACAGATCATCCAGTTCATCAACAAGGTGAACGGCAAGAAGGGCGGTTCCGGCAAGAAGGTCGACCTCGCCGCCGGGGTCGGCATCAAGCCGATCACGAAGAAGGGAACCCAGCGGCTCGTCCGCAAGGCAATCCAGTACGCCATCGACAAGGGACGCCCGTCGGTCTCGATCGTCCACAAGGGCAACATCATGAAGTTCACGGAAGGCGCCTTCCGGAACTGGGGCTACGAGGTGGCGAAAAAGGAGTTCCGCAAGCAGATCGTCACATGGGACGAGGTGCAGAAGGAGCATGGCGGAAAGGTTCCTGCCGGAAAGATTCTCGTGCAGGACGTGATCGCCGACAACATGTTCCAGCAGCTTCTCCTCCGGCCGACGGACTACTCGGTGCTGGCGACCCCGAACCTGAACGGCGACTACCTTTCGGATGCGGCCGCCGCGCAGGTGGGCGGCCTCGGCATTGCGCCGGGAGCGAACATCGGCGACAAGGCGGCGGTATTCGAGGCCACCCACGGCACCGCTCCCAAATACGCGGGCCAGGACAAGGTGAACCCCGGGTCGGTGATCCTGTCGGGAGTGATGATGTTCGAATACATGGGGTGGGATCGTGCGGCACAGCTCATCACGGCCGCGATGGAGAAGACCATCTCCGAAAAGACCGTCACCTACGACTTCGAGCGCCAGATGCAGGGTGCGAAACTGCTGAAGTGCTCGGAGTTCGGCAAGGCGGTTGCGAAGAACATGGACGCCGTGATTGGCTCCATCAACACTCAGAACTGA
- the mdh gene encoding malate dehydrogenase, giving the protein MARAKIGLIGGGNIGGQLALLAAQKELGDAVLFDIPQTEKMTSGKTLDILQSTAVYGQSASLSGTTDWKDLEGSDVLIITAGVPRKPGMSRDDLVKINTGIMKDVAENAKKYCPKAFTIVISNPLDAMVYVYHKITGFSSKKVCGMAGVLDSSRMETFIAEELGVSVADVTALVMGGHGDSMVPLPRFTTVAGVPITELLPKERIEAIVKRTADGGGEIVNLLKTGSAYFAPAASAIKMAESYLRDQKRVLPCAAYLNGEYGIRGYFIGVPAVIGAGGVERVVEIRLTADEQALLDRSRGHVADLVKATGI; this is encoded by the coding sequence ATGGCTCGCGCAAAAATCGGACTGATCGGCGGAGGCAACATCGGCGGGCAGCTCGCGCTGCTGGCGGCCCAGAAGGAACTGGGCGACGCGGTGCTGTTTGACATCCCCCAGACGGAGAAGATGACCAGCGGAAAGACGCTGGACATCCTCCAGTCCACGGCAGTCTACGGACAGTCGGCCAGCCTGTCGGGCACGACCGACTGGAAGGATCTGGAAGGCTCGGACGTTCTCATCATCACCGCCGGTGTCCCGCGCAAGCCCGGCATGAGCCGCGACGACCTGGTGAAGATCAATACCGGGATCATGAAGGACGTGGCCGAGAACGCGAAAAAATACTGCCCCAAGGCGTTCACGATCGTCATTTCAAACCCGCTCGACGCGATGGTCTACGTGTACCACAAGATCACCGGCTTCAGCTCGAAGAAGGTTTGCGGCATGGCGGGCGTGCTGGACTCCTCACGCATGGAGACTTTCATCGCAGAGGAACTGGGCGTGTCCGTCGCCGACGTGACGGCGCTCGTGATGGGCGGCCACGGGGATTCGATGGTCCCGCTTCCGCGGTTTACCACGGTGGCGGGCGTGCCGATCACGGAACTGCTGCCGAAGGAGCGGATCGAGGCGATCGTCAAGCGGACGGCCGACGGCGGCGGCGAGATCGTGAACCTGCTGAAGACCGGTTCGGCCTACTTCGCCCCGGCCGCCAGCGCCATCAAGATGGCCGAGAGCTACCTGCGTGACCAGAAGCGGGTACTGCCGTGCGCGGCCTACCTGAACGGCGAGTACGGAATCCGCGGCTACTTCATCGGCGTCCCGGCGGTGATCGGCGCGGGTGGCGTGGAACGGGTCGTCGAAATCAGGCTCACCGCGGACGAACAGGCACTTCTCGACCGCTCCAGGGGCCATGTGGCCGACCTCGTCAAGGCAACGGGAATCTAG
- a CDS encoding TerC family protein, with translation MSNQEIMWAVFGAAVIFLLVLDLGVFQRKSHVIGIKEALGWSAFWIGLALLFNLGIWYELGRGPALEYFTGWVLEKSLSVDNLFVFLLVFSYFRVPREYQHKVLFWGIAGALVMRAVFIGAGIVLIQRFDWMVYVFGAFLVYTGFKLAFGKDEEVDPGKNPVVKVVRRFIPVSDEYDGGRFFTVVNGKRVATPLFVVLVVIESTDVVFAVDSIPTILSITQDPFIVYSSNVFAILGLRALYFALAALADLFHYLKQGLAVILVFVGVKMLLANHYHLPTWLALGFIAFVLTASVVASRLWPKMDEPPGGPELDVNLDGG, from the coding sequence ATGTCCAACCAGGAAATCATGTGGGCCGTGTTCGGTGCGGCCGTCATTTTTTTGCTTGTTCTGGACCTCGGCGTCTTCCAGCGGAAAAGCCATGTGATCGGCATCAAGGAGGCCCTCGGCTGGAGCGCCTTCTGGATCGGGCTGGCGCTGCTGTTCAACCTGGGCATCTGGTACGAGCTGGGGAGAGGGCCCGCCCTTGAGTATTTCACCGGCTGGGTGCTGGAAAAATCCCTCTCGGTGGACAACCTGTTCGTGTTCCTGCTGGTTTTTTCGTACTTCCGGGTGCCGCGGGAATACCAGCACAAGGTACTTTTCTGGGGTATTGCGGGCGCGCTGGTCATGCGGGCGGTGTTCATCGGCGCCGGTATCGTGCTGATCCAGCGTTTCGACTGGATGGTCTACGTTTTCGGGGCCTTTCTCGTCTACACCGGTTTCAAGCTGGCGTTCGGCAAGGACGAGGAGGTCGATCCCGGCAAGAATCCGGTGGTAAAGGTCGTTCGCCGGTTCATCCCTGTTTCGGACGAATATGACGGGGGCCGGTTTTTCACGGTGGTGAACGGAAAGCGCGTGGCGACACCGCTTTTTGTCGTGCTGGTGGTGATCGAATCGACCGACGTCGTCTTCGCGGTCGATTCGATTCCGACGATTCTCTCAATCACCCAGGATCCGTTTATCGTCTACAGCTCGAATGTCTTTGCGATACTGGGCCTGCGTGCGCTCTACTTCGCGCTGGCGGCGCTGGCCGACCTGTTCCACTACCTGAAGCAGGGCCTCGCGGTGATCCTTGTGTTCGTCGGAGTGAAGATGCTGCTGGCCAACCACTATCATCTGCCCACATGGCTGGCGCTTGGGTTCATTGCCTTCGTGCTGACGGCAAGCGTCGTGGCCAGCCGCCTGTGGCCGAAGATGGACGAGCCGCCCGGCGGCCCGGAACTCGATGTGAACCTGGACGGCGGCTAG
- a CDS encoding ABC transporter permease: MRRIPAGLWIIGGWCVLAIAGPWLVPYGASETNLELELAGPSAAHWLGCDELGRDLLARVLAGARVSLLVSVPVVLISMTVGTAVGLWAGWRRGTWDFALMRTVDLLQAFPGILLALGLAFVLGPSLINLIAAMSALGWVGYARLVRGQVLELREREFVQAALVTGAGELSVMVRHLLPNLYALLAVQGAFALGAAVLTESSLSFLGLGIPGRPSWGSMLDSGIDYLLIAPHVGLVPGAVLATAVLGFNLAGEALRDRLDVRIQSGERR, translated from the coding sequence GTGAGGCGGATTCCTGCGGGACTGTGGATCATCGGCGGCTGGTGCGTGCTGGCGATCGCCGGGCCGTGGCTGGTTCCGTACGGGGCGTCCGAGACGAACCTGGAACTGGAACTGGCGGGGCCCTCCGCCGCCCACTGGCTGGGCTGCGACGAACTGGGCCGGGATCTTCTGGCACGGGTGCTGGCCGGGGCGCGGGTGTCACTCCTCGTGAGCGTTCCCGTCGTGCTGATCTCGATGACCGTGGGAACTGCCGTCGGGCTCTGGGCCGGGTGGAGGCGTGGCACCTGGGACTTTGCCCTGATGCGGACGGTAGACCTCTTGCAGGCGTTCCCCGGAATCCTGCTTGCCCTGGGGCTTGCCTTCGTGCTGGGGCCATCGCTCATCAATCTTATCGCCGCCATGTCGGCCCTTGGATGGGTGGGATATGCGCGGCTCGTGCGCGGGCAGGTCCTGGAGCTGAGGGAGCGCGAGTTCGTTCAGGCGGCGCTGGTGACCGGCGCGGGCGAACTGTCCGTGATGGTCCGCCACCTGCTCCCCAACCTGTACGCCCTGCTGGCGGTACAGGGGGCATTCGCCCTGGGGGCAGCGGTGCTGACCGAAAGTTCCCTGTCGTTTCTGGGGCTCGGCATTCCCGGCCGTCCTTCATGGGGGTCGATGCTCGACAGCGGCATCGACTACCTGCTCATCGCGCCGCACGTGGGGCTGGTGCCGGGGGCAGTGCTCGCCACGGCAGTGCTTGGTTTCAACCTTGCCGGTGAAGCCCTGCGGGACCGGCTGGATGTACGGATCCAGTCTGGAGAACGGCGCTAG
- a CDS encoding ABC transporter permease has product MNVIWRRLLAALPVVWGVSTLVFFALHMLPGDPAAVIAGERATAANLEAIRQQYHLDQPVMVQYGRFMADLARGDLRISIAAGMPVSRLIADRYLATLWLALAGLAFSILFALPLGVLAARFRGTWIDRMLLGVSLLGVSLPTFWVGPVLILLFAVHLGLLPMGGFDSSASVILPAVTLGLALAAGLSRIVRVSMLDVLSADFVRTARAKGLAERAVIWTHALRAALLPVISVLGLQFGVLLGGAIITEKVFAWPGIGTLLINGILQRDFPVVQGVIIVISTTYVLVNVLTDIAYGAADPRIRSGGKGGGG; this is encoded by the coding sequence ATGAACGTCATCTGGCGGCGGCTTCTGGCGGCGCTCCCCGTCGTATGGGGAGTCTCCACACTGGTCTTTTTTGCCCTGCACATGCTTCCCGGTGATCCGGCCGCCGTGATCGCGGGGGAGAGGGCCACGGCCGCGAATCTCGAGGCCATCCGGCAGCAGTATCATCTGGACCAGCCGGTGATGGTTCAGTACGGACGGTTTATGGCCGACCTGGCGAGGGGCGACCTGAGAATATCCATCGCTGCCGGAATGCCGGTAAGCCGCCTCATCGCCGACCGCTACCTGGCGACCCTGTGGCTCGCCTTGGCGGGCCTTGCGTTCTCGATACTGTTCGCTCTGCCTCTGGGGGTGCTGGCGGCGCGGTTCCGGGGGACCTGGATAGACCGGATGCTGCTGGGGGTTTCCCTGCTCGGTGTCTCACTCCCGACGTTCTGGGTGGGTCCGGTGCTGATTCTTCTGTTTGCGGTCCATCTCGGCCTCCTGCCGATGGGCGGGTTTGACAGCAGCGCGTCGGTCATCCTGCCGGCCGTCACGCTCGGCCTGGCCCTCGCGGCGGGCCTGTCGCGCATCGTTCGCGTGAGCATGCTGGATGTGCTGTCAGCCGATTTCGTCCGTACGGCACGGGCCAAGGGGCTTGCCGAGCGGGCGGTCATCTGGACGCACGCCCTCCGGGCGGCGCTGCTCCCGGTGATCAGTGTGCTGGGGCTCCAGTTTGGCGTGCTGCTGGGCGGGGCGATCATTACCGAAAAGGTGTTCGCCTGGCCCGGTATCGGAACCCTGCTCATCAATGGAATCCTCCAGAGGGATTTTCCGGTCGTTCAGGGCGTCATCATCGTCATCTCCACGACCTACGTGCTGGTGAATGTCCTGACCGATATCGCCTATGGCGCGGCCGATCCGCGCATCCGGTCCGGCGGCAAGGGGGGCGGCGGGTGA
- a CDS encoding ABC transporter substrate-binding protein has protein sequence MKTFSYLLWLIWLVVAGGCHSPRTNAGTLVVALEANPTNFDPRFARDIYSDNVNKLVYDGLFRVDRSGRPVPRLVAAYTAETPVSWHMLLRPGVRFHDGTPLTARDVARTFEIILDPDSVSPLRGTFDNIESIEVLGDYEFRFRLKQARASFLSDLTIGIPPAHVAPDTLKRTPVGTGPYRLAGYIPSEKVVLEAVEEGGNWPPPAMRRVVMQVIPNETSRVLGLLHGSVDLAINNITPLYARHLGDKGFQVVTGPGANYTYLAFNLRDPVLKDPRVRQAFAHAIDRDRLVHYRLRGMASVATGYLPGFHWAWRQPSVTYGFDPDRARSLLGEAGYPGGIEVEWKTSTNKEALRNIEVMQESLAAVGIRVKVKSYEWAALFDQIVRGDFQVFTLSWVAIADPDMMYSIFHSRETPDRGGKNRGYYSSPEVDRLLEDARTEIDPERRAGLYGEVQEITARDLPYVPLFWRDNIAVAQPGIRGVEPDPAASFWMIENIRKEAR, from the coding sequence GTGAAAACCTTTTCATACTTGCTGTGGCTGATCTGGCTGGTGGTGGCCGGAGGATGCCATTCGCCCCGGACGAATGCCGGCACTCTTGTGGTCGCACTGGAGGCCAATCCCACGAATTTCGATCCCCGGTTCGCCCGCGACATCTATTCCGACAACGTGAACAAGCTGGTCTATGACGGCCTGTTCCGCGTGGACCGGTCCGGCCGCCCGGTGCCCCGGCTTGTGGCGGCCTATACGGCCGAGACGCCGGTTTCCTGGCACATGTTGCTCCGTCCAGGCGTCCGGTTCCATGACGGCACACCGCTGACGGCCCGTGACGTGGCACGTACGTTTGAAATCATCCTGGATCCGGATTCCGTTTCCCCGCTCCGGGGTACATTCGACAATATCGAGTCGATCGAGGTTCTGGGCGACTACGAGTTCAGGTTCCGGCTGAAGCAGGCGAGAGCGTCGTTTCTCTCCGATCTCACGATCGGCATTCCGCCGGCCCACGTAGCGCCGGACACGCTGAAGCGCACGCCGGTCGGGACCGGACCCTACCGGCTTGCCGGATATATTCCGTCCGAAAAGGTGGTGCTGGAGGCCGTGGAGGAGGGCGGCAACTGGCCGCCGCCCGCAATGCGGCGGGTCGTCATGCAGGTCATTCCGAACGAGACAAGCCGGGTTCTGGGGCTCCTGCACGGATCGGTAGACCTTGCCATCAACAATATCACGCCGCTCTATGCCCGGCATCTGGGGGACAAGGGGTTCCAGGTCGTCACCGGTCCCGGCGCCAACTACACCTACCTCGCTTTCAATCTCCGTGATCCGGTGCTGAAGGATCCGCGCGTCCGGCAGGCGTTCGCCCATGCCATCGACCGCGACCGGCTGGTGCATTACCGCCTCCGGGGAATGGCATCGGTGGCGACGGGATATCTTCCCGGTTTTCACTGGGCGTGGCGCCAGCCTTCCGTCACCTATGGATTCGATCCGGACCGGGCCCGCTCGCTGCTCGGCGAGGCCGGTTATCCGGGCGGCATCGAGGTTGAGTGGAAAACCTCGACCAACAAGGAGGCGCTCCGCAACATCGAGGTGATGCAGGAGAGCCTCGCGGCCGTCGGCATCCGCGTGAAGGTGAAAAGCTATGAATGGGCGGCCCTGTTCGACCAGATTGTCCGGGGCGATTTCCAGGTGTTTACCCTGAGCTGGGTCGCCATCGCCGATCCGGACATGATGTATTCGATCTTCCATTCCCGCGAGACGCCGGACCGGGGCGGCAAGAACCGGGGTTACTACTCCAGCCCGGAGGTTGACCGCCTGCTGGAAGATGCCCGCACCGAGATCGACCCGGAGCGCCGGGCCGGGCTTTACGGAGAGGTTCAGGAGATCACCGCCCGCGATCTCCCGTACGTGCCGCTCTTCTGGCGCGACAATATCGCCGTTGCCCAGCCGGGCATCCGGGGAGTGGAGCCCGACCCGGCCGCTTCCTTCTGGATGATCGAAAACATCCGCAAGGAGGCCAGATGA